One Panicum virgatum strain AP13 chromosome 9K, P.virgatum_v5, whole genome shotgun sequence genomic region harbors:
- the LOC120647748 gene encoding formin-like protein 14, which produces MGVVNPFDSAALPPFTPPQPSPPPLPSSLPAGAARRRPRSKAPGPGAVVVAPPPKPGTGAELGTGPSSPAPPSAPHTPPPPSSAVVLPASALASRPLPRPSPETRRRGRDRLGGRAGSGRPLRSAACCRAPAGADAGVGEVRPAGG; this is translated from the coding sequence ATGGGGGTAGTCAATCCATTTGACAGCGCCGCCCTCCCGCCGTTCACCCCGCCCCagccctcgcccccgccgctgccgtcgtccCTCCCCGCCGGGGCCGCGCGCCGTCGTCCCCGAAGCAAGGCGCCGGGGCCGGGCGCTGTCGTCGTCGCCCCTCCCCCGAAACCAGGCACCGGGGCGGAACTAGGCACCGGGCCTTCCTCCCCGGCCCCGCCCTCAGCCCCGcacacgccaccgccgccgtcgtccgcagtcgtcctccccgcctcAGCCCTCGCCAGCCGTCCCTTGCCTCGGCCCTCCCCCGAAACCAGGCGCCGGGGCCGCGACCGGCTCGGAGGGCGGGCGGGCAGTGGCCGGCCGCTGCGTTCCGCAGCCTGCTGCCGCGCCCCGGCCGGAGCCGACGCCGGGGTGGGGGAGGTGAGGCCCGCCGGCGGTTGA